The following coding sequences are from one Parafrankia discariae window:
- the priA gene encoding bifunctional 1-(5-phosphoribosyl)-5-((5-phosphoribosylamino)methylideneamino)imidazole-4-carboxamide isomerase/phosphoribosylanthranilate isomerase PriA → MTLTLLPAVDVADGLAVRLVQGEAGTETSYGDPREAALAWQRDGAEWIHLVDLDAAFGRGSNRDLIAEVVRSVDVAVELSGGIRDDASLDAALATGAARVNIGTAALEDPEWVRKAIDRVGDRIAVGLDVRGTTLAARGWTREGGELYEVLARLDADGCARYVLTDVRRDGTLTGPNVDLLRAVTAATTRPVIASGGVSSLADLRVIASVPGVEGAIVGKALYAGAFTLPEALAVAAEGSVAEGPAAGAP, encoded by the coding sequence GTGACGTTGACGCTGCTCCCCGCGGTGGACGTGGCCGACGGCCTGGCCGTCCGCCTGGTCCAGGGCGAGGCCGGAACCGAGACCTCCTACGGCGACCCGCGCGAGGCGGCGCTGGCCTGGCAGCGCGACGGCGCCGAGTGGATCCATCTGGTCGACCTCGACGCGGCCTTCGGCCGCGGGTCCAACCGGGACCTGATCGCCGAGGTCGTCCGTTCCGTCGACGTGGCCGTCGAGCTCTCCGGCGGCATCCGCGACGACGCCTCCCTCGACGCCGCGCTGGCCACCGGCGCGGCCCGGGTCAACATCGGCACGGCCGCCCTCGAGGACCCGGAGTGGGTGCGCAAGGCGATCGACCGGGTCGGTGACCGGATCGCCGTGGGCCTCGACGTCCGCGGCACCACCCTCGCCGCCCGCGGCTGGACCCGCGAGGGCGGCGAGCTCTACGAGGTGCTCGCCCGGCTCGACGCCGACGGCTGCGCCCGGTACGTGCTCACCGACGTCCGCCGGGACGGCACCCTCACCGGCCCGAACGTCGACCTGCTGCGGGCCGTGACGGCCGCGACCACCCGGCCGGTGATCGCCAGCGGCGGTGTCTCCTCCCTGGCGGACCTGCGCGTGATCGCGAGCGTGCCCGGTGTCGAGGGCGCCATCGTCGGCAAGGCGCTCTACGCCGGCGCGTTCACCCTGCCCGAGGCGCTCGCGGTCGCGGCGGAGGGGTCCGTGGCGGAGGGGCCCGCGGCGGGCGCGCCGTGA
- the hisF gene encoding imidazole glycerol phosphate synthase subunit HisF, producing the protein MTVAVRVIPCLDVDGGRVVKGVNFTDLRDAGDPVEMARLYDAEGADELTFLDITASSGNRETTYDIVRRTAEQVFIPLTVGGGVRSVDDVDRLLRAGADKVGINTAAVARPELVRECALRFGSQCIVLSVDARRSREPGGPTFEVTTHGGRQGTGIDAVAWAARAVELGAGEILLNSMDADGTQDGYDLEMITSVRAAVDVPVIASGGAGSLDHFAPAVGAGADAVLAASVFHFGRLRISEVKKVLRDAAIAVR; encoded by the coding sequence GTGACCGTCGCCGTCCGGGTGATCCCCTGCCTCGACGTCGACGGCGGGCGGGTCGTCAAGGGCGTGAACTTCACCGACCTGCGGGACGCCGGCGACCCCGTCGAGATGGCCCGGCTCTACGACGCCGAGGGCGCGGACGAGCTGACCTTCCTCGACATCACCGCGTCCAGCGGTAACCGGGAGACCACGTACGACATCGTCCGGCGCACCGCCGAGCAGGTCTTCATCCCGCTCACCGTCGGCGGCGGGGTGCGCTCGGTCGACGACGTCGACCGGCTGCTGCGCGCCGGCGCCGACAAGGTGGGGATCAACACCGCCGCCGTCGCCCGCCCGGAGCTGGTCCGCGAGTGCGCGCTGCGGTTCGGCAGCCAGTGCATCGTGCTCTCGGTGGACGCCCGCCGCTCCCGCGAGCCGGGCGGCCCCACCTTCGAGGTGACCACCCACGGTGGGCGCCAGGGCACCGGCATCGACGCGGTCGCGTGGGCCGCGCGGGCCGTCGAGCTGGGCGCCGGCGAGATCCTGCTGAACTCGATGGACGCCGACGGCACCCAGGACGGCTACGACCTGGAGATGATCACTTCGGTCCGCGCGGCGGTGGACGTCCCGGTGATCGCGAGCGGTGGCGCCGGCAGCCTCGACCACTTCGCCCCCGCCGTCGGCGCCGGGGCGGACGCCGTGCTGGCCGCCAGCGTCTTCCACTTCGGCCGGCTGCGGATCTCCGAAGTGAAGAAGGTGCTGCGCGACGCCGCCATCGCGGTGCGCTGA